In a genomic window of Streptomyces sp. NBC_01142:
- a CDS encoding ADP-ribosylglycohydrolase family protein produces MTADSSRDRRFERALDSLRGLSVGDALGSQFFVPSNYPLLKRRELPPSPWQWTDDTEMACSVVAVLAGLGRVDQDALARSFAEHHDFDRGYGPAVNRMLRLIREGGDWRELAAGLFKGQGSWGNGSAMRIAPLGAWYADDPEQATHQAEISSYTTHQHREAVVGAMAVAAAASLTAAPGGPPTPTDLLDGVIALVPRSAVGAGLRRARDMLDYNDAGTVAAVLGSGRRTSAHDTVPFALWSAARALGDFERVFWTTAQVGGDVDTTCAIACGVVAAGKGGQPPTHWLEQTEALPDWIPAPAG; encoded by the coding sequence ATGACCGCTGACTCCTCTCGCGACCGGCGCTTCGAACGCGCCCTGGACAGCCTGCGCGGACTGTCCGTGGGAGACGCCCTGGGCTCCCAGTTCTTCGTACCCTCGAACTATCCACTGCTGAAGCGGCGCGAGCTGCCGCCCAGCCCCTGGCAGTGGACCGACGACACCGAGATGGCCTGCTCGGTGGTGGCCGTGCTCGCCGGCCTCGGCCGCGTGGACCAGGACGCACTCGCGCGCTCCTTCGCCGAGCACCACGACTTCGACCGGGGCTACGGCCCCGCAGTCAACCGGATGCTCCGGCTGATCAGGGAGGGCGGCGACTGGCGCGAGCTGGCCGCCGGGCTCTTCAAGGGCCAGGGCTCGTGGGGCAACGGCTCGGCGATGCGTATCGCGCCTCTCGGCGCCTGGTACGCCGACGACCCTGAGCAGGCCACCCACCAGGCCGAAATCTCCTCGTACACCACGCATCAGCACCGCGAAGCCGTCGTCGGCGCGATGGCGGTGGCGGCGGCTGCCTCTCTCACGGCGGCTCCGGGTGGACCGCCGACGCCCACGGACCTGCTCGACGGTGTGATCGCGCTCGTGCCGCGCAGCGCGGTCGGGGCCGGCCTGCGCCGGGCGCGGGACATGCTCGACTACAACGACGCCGGGACAGTCGCCGCCGTGCTCGGCAGCGGCCGGCGCACCAGTGCGCATGACACCGTGCCGTTCGCCCTGTGGTCGGCCGCTCGCGCGCTCGGCGACTTCGAGCGGGTCTTCTGGACGACGGCCCAGGTGGGCGGGGATGTCGACACCACCTGCGCCATCGCGTGCGGAGTGGTCGCCGCGGGCAAGGGCGGACAGCCGCCCACCCACTGGCTGGAACAGACCGAGGCTCTCCCGGACTGGATTCCCGCCCCGGCCGGCTGA
- a CDS encoding MFS transporter, which yields MTTTQLTSPSSPGTARRQGRPGIALAVIAALQLMVVLDTTIVNIALPHIQGALEFTTTQLSWVVNAYTLTFGGLLLLGGRAGDILGRRRVFVFGVLLFTFASLLCGIAQEPWQMLAARALQGVGGAIASPTALALITTTFREGPERNRAFGIFAAVSASGAAIGLLAGGMLTEWLDWRWVFYVNLPIGILIAILAPVFINESERQSGRFDIAGALTSTVGMASLVYGFIRASEDGWSDGLTLAAFAAAIVLLTAFVLIERRAREPITPLRMFADRNRSGTYLIMTSLSAAMFGMFFFIVLFVQNVLGYSPITSGLAFLPVTVMIVAAAGLSSKLLPVLGPKPFLAAGAVFSGAGMAWLTALDPGSSYLGGVLGPMLLFGFGMGLVFVTATLTAVSGVAQQESGAASSLLNATQMVGGSLGLSILMTVFSTASRNEAERQLPSFLAKSTPAQKEAFSKTHELPPPWGHQVLAEGIATSFWAGVGLVGLAVLTAVAVIRVRKSDLEALSGAAGPGGPAA from the coding sequence GTGACAACCACTCAGTTAACATCTCCAAGCAGTCCGGGGACGGCCCGCAGGCAGGGACGCCCCGGGATCGCCCTGGCCGTCATCGCCGCCCTGCAGCTCATGGTGGTCCTCGACACCACGATTGTGAATATCGCCCTCCCGCACATCCAAGGGGCTCTCGAGTTCACCACCACCCAGTTGTCGTGGGTCGTCAACGCCTACACCCTCACCTTCGGCGGGCTGTTGCTGCTCGGAGGCCGTGCGGGCGACATCCTCGGCCGTCGGCGCGTGTTCGTCTTCGGCGTACTGCTCTTCACCTTTGCCTCACTCCTGTGCGGCATCGCGCAGGAACCGTGGCAGATGCTCGCGGCCCGCGCGCTCCAGGGCGTCGGCGGAGCGATCGCCTCGCCCACCGCGCTCGCCCTCATCACCACCACCTTTCGCGAAGGCCCCGAGCGCAACCGCGCGTTCGGTATCTTCGCGGCGGTCTCGGCCAGCGGCGCGGCCATCGGTCTGCTCGCCGGCGGCATGCTCACCGAGTGGCTGGACTGGCGCTGGGTGTTCTATGTGAACCTGCCGATCGGCATCCTGATCGCCATCCTGGCACCGGTGTTCATCAATGAATCCGAGCGGCAGTCCGGCCGGTTCGACATCGCGGGCGCGCTCACCTCGACCGTGGGCATGGCGTCCCTGGTCTACGGCTTCATCCGGGCTTCCGAGGACGGCTGGAGCGACGGGCTCACCCTGGCCGCGTTCGCGGCGGCGATCGTCCTGCTGACCGCGTTCGTACTGATCGAGCGGCGGGCCCGGGAACCAATCACTCCACTGCGGATGTTCGCCGACCGCAACCGCTCCGGCACGTATCTGATCATGACGAGTCTCTCCGCCGCGATGTTCGGCATGTTCTTCTTCATCGTTCTCTTCGTACAGAACGTGCTGGGTTACAGCCCCATCACCTCCGGTCTCGCGTTCCTGCCGGTCACGGTGATGATCGTGGCCGCGGCCGGACTCTCCTCGAAGCTGCTGCCGGTCCTCGGCCCCAAGCCGTTCCTCGCCGCGGGTGCGGTATTCAGCGGGGCCGGGATGGCATGGCTCACCGCGCTCGACCCCGGCAGCTCCTACCTGGGCGGGGTGCTCGGTCCGATGCTGCTCTTCGGATTCGGCATGGGTTTGGTGTTCGTGACGGCGACACTCACGGCGGTCTCGGGCGTGGCACAGCAGGAATCGGGAGCGGCCTCCAGTCTGCTCAACGCCACACAGATGGTGGGAGGTTCCCTGGGACTGTCGATTCTGATGACCGTCTTCAGCACCGCCAGCCGCAACGAGGCCGAACGCCAACTGCCTTCGTTCCTCGCGAAGTCGACACCGGCACAGAAAGAAGCCTTCTCGAAGACGCACGAGCTGCCGCCTCCGTGGGGCCACCAGGTGCTCGCCGAAGGCATCGCGACGTCGTTCTGGGCCGGGGTGGGCCTGGTGGGACTCGCCGTGCTCACCGCGGTGGCAGTCATCCGGGTGCGCAAGAGCGACCTGGAGGCGCTCAGCGGAGCGGCAGGCCCGGGCGGGCCCGCCGCCTAG
- a CDS encoding TetR/AcrR family transcriptional regulator — MATSRWTAAAETPPVSLRRRGAVLERAILDAALDQLSTVGWSGLTMEGVAAGAQTGKAAVYRRWPSKEDLVADALQAGLPTLDETADHGSIREDLLQLCRRVRDAMYSRSGFALRSVLHECDSAAAERFHGVIVRQLIEPSTRLFREVVRRGVARGDVRPDATCDLVFDVIPGLMMYRSKVCGSEWPDEDIAEMIDHVMVPLLAPRTG, encoded by the coding sequence ATGGCCACTTCGCGCTGGACCGCCGCCGCTGAGACGCCCCCGGTCTCACTGCGCCGTCGGGGAGCCGTGCTGGAGCGCGCGATCCTGGACGCCGCGCTGGATCAGTTGAGTACGGTCGGCTGGAGCGGGCTCACCATGGAGGGGGTGGCCGCCGGGGCGCAGACGGGGAAGGCCGCCGTCTACCGCCGCTGGCCGTCGAAGGAGGACCTCGTCGCGGACGCGCTGCAGGCCGGACTGCCCACGCTCGACGAGACCGCCGACCACGGCAGCATCCGTGAAGACCTCCTTCAGCTCTGCCGGCGCGTGCGGGACGCGATGTACTCCAGGTCGGGCTTTGCGCTGCGTTCGGTGCTTCACGAGTGCGACTCGGCAGCCGCTGAACGGTTCCACGGGGTGATCGTCCGGCAGTTGATCGAGCCGTCCACCCGGCTCTTCCGTGAGGTGGTCCGCCGTGGTGTCGCGCGTGGCGACGTCCGTCCGGATGCCACCTGTGACCTGGTGTTCGACGTGATTCCAGGCCTGATGATGTACCGCTCCAAAGTGTGCGGCAGCGAATGGCCGGACGAGGACATTGCCGAGATGATCGACCACGTCATGGTGCCGCTGCTCGCTCCGCGGACCGGCTGA
- a CDS encoding ribonuclease HII, with the protein MPYEPPTHTVERSIRAITGAKIVAGVDEVGRGAWAGPVTVCAAVTGLRRPPAGLTDSKLISPKRRTELAGLLEQWVTSYALGDASPREIDELGMTAALRLAAVRALEALPVRPDAVILDGKHNYLGLPWQVRTVIKGDQSCVAVAAASVIAKVRRDAMMAELQGEFADFGFEANAGYPSPVHKAALKERGPTPYHRLSWSYLDGLPQWRHLKKVRVSAEAAALENGGQLGFEF; encoded by the coding sequence ATGCCGTACGAACCACCCACACACACAGTCGAGCGCTCGATCAGAGCCATCACCGGCGCCAAGATCGTCGCTGGTGTCGACGAAGTCGGACGCGGAGCGTGGGCCGGTCCCGTCACGGTGTGCGCGGCGGTCACCGGACTGCGCAGACCGCCTGCTGGACTCACCGACTCCAAGTTGATCAGTCCGAAGCGCCGTACGGAGCTGGCCGGGCTGCTGGAGCAGTGGGTCACGTCGTACGCCCTGGGGGACGCGTCACCCAGGGAGATCGATGAACTGGGGATGACCGCGGCGCTGCGGCTGGCCGCAGTCCGGGCACTGGAGGCGCTTCCGGTACGTCCGGACGCCGTCATCCTCGACGGCAAGCACAACTATCTGGGACTGCCCTGGCAGGTCCGTACAGTGATCAAGGGGGACCAGTCCTGTGTCGCGGTCGCGGCCGCCTCGGTGATCGCCAAGGTGCGCAGGGACGCGATGATGGCAGAACTGCAGGGGGAGTTCGCCGACTTCGGCTTCGAGGCCAACGCCGGCTACCCCTCGCCCGTGCACAAGGCGGCGCTCAAGGAACGGGGGCCCACGCCATACCACCGGCTCTCGTGGTCCTATCTCGATGGGCTGCCCCAGTGGCGGCACCTCAAGAAGGTCCGCGTCTCCGCGGAGGCGGCCGCACTGGAAAACGGGGGCCAGCTCGGCTTCGAATTCTGA
- a CDS encoding RecQ family ATP-dependent DNA helicase, whose product MTNADRADLRTSADSVLARLVSDTTGTARLREDQWRAIEALVADKRRALVVQRTGWGKSAVYFVATSLLRERGSGPTVIVSPLLALMRNQVEAAARAGIRARTINSSNTEEWDTVQAEVAAGEVDVLLVSPERLNNPDFRDQVLPKLSAATGLLVVDEAHCISDWGHDFRPDYRRLRTMLADLPAGVPVLATTATANARVTADVAEQLGTGAGTDALVLRGALDRESLSLSVLRLPDAANRLAWLADHLGELPGSGIIYTLTVAAAEEVTAYLRQCGHTVASYTGRTENADRQQAEEDLLANRVKALVATSALGMGFDKPDLGFVVHMGSPSSPIAYYQQVGRAGRGVKHAEVLLLPGKEDEAIWQYFASVAFPPEQLVRRTLEVLAQTDKPLSLPALEPLVELRRTRLETMLKVLDVDGAVRRVKGGWTTTGQPWSYDSERYAWVARQRASEQQAMRDYARSTECRMEFLRRQLDDEEAAPCGRCDNCSGARFSDKVSAAALDAARGELGRPGVEVETRKMWPTGLAAVGINLKGRIPEGEQSLTGRALGRLSDIGWGNRLRPMLAPQAQDGPVPDDVVNAVVTVLADWARGPGGWASGEADAPPRPVGVVTVASRSRPRLVGSLGERIAEVGRMPLLGSVEYAPEAVEARIPRTNSAQRVRALHEAFTVPPELARVLAAAGGPVLLVDDLSESGWTLAVAARLLRRAGAEGVFPLVLAVQA is encoded by the coding sequence ATGACCAACGCAGACCGCGCAGACCTCAGGACCTCGGCCGACTCCGTTCTCGCCCGCCTCGTCTCGGACACCACGGGCACGGCCCGGCTGCGTGAGGACCAGTGGCGGGCGATCGAGGCCCTCGTCGCCGACAAGCGCCGGGCTCTGGTCGTGCAGCGGACCGGCTGGGGCAAGTCCGCGGTGTATTTCGTCGCGACCTCGCTGCTGCGCGAGCGCGGCAGCGGCCCGACCGTGATCGTCTCTCCGCTGCTCGCGCTCATGCGTAACCAGGTGGAGGCCGCGGCGCGGGCCGGTATCCGCGCCCGGACGATCAATTCCTCCAACACGGAAGAGTGGGACACCGTCCAGGCCGAGGTCGCCGCGGGCGAGGTGGATGTGCTGCTGGTCAGCCCCGAGCGGCTGAACAACCCTGACTTCCGGGACCAGGTGCTCCCCAAACTGTCCGCCGCGACCGGGCTGCTGGTGGTGGACGAGGCCCACTGCATCTCCGACTGGGGCCATGACTTCCGGCCTGACTACCGCAGGCTGCGCACGATGCTGGCGGACCTGCCGGCCGGGGTTCCGGTGCTCGCCACCACCGCCACGGCCAATGCGCGCGTGACCGCGGACGTCGCCGAGCAGCTGGGCACAGGGGCGGGCACCGACGCGCTCGTGCTGCGGGGCGCGCTGGACCGGGAGAGCCTCAGTCTGAGCGTCCTCCGGCTCCCCGACGCGGCGAACAGGCTGGCTTGGCTCGCCGACCATCTCGGCGAGCTGCCGGGCTCCGGGATCATCTACACCCTCACAGTCGCGGCGGCCGAGGAGGTCACCGCCTACCTGCGCCAATGCGGGCACACAGTTGCCTCGTACACCGGTCGGACGGAGAACGCCGACCGGCAGCAGGCCGAGGAGGACCTGCTCGCCAACCGCGTCAAGGCGCTGGTCGCCACATCCGCGTTGGGCATGGGCTTCGACAAGCCCGACCTCGGTTTCGTCGTGCACATGGGCTCGCCGTCCTCCCCCATCGCCTACTACCAGCAGGTGGGCCGTGCAGGCCGTGGTGTAAAGCATGCGGAGGTGCTGCTGCTCCCGGGCAAGGAGGACGAGGCGATCTGGCAGTACTTCGCCTCGGTCGCCTTCCCGCCCGAGCAGCTTGTGCGGCGCACGCTGGAGGTGTTGGCGCAGACGGACAAGCCGCTCTCACTGCCCGCGCTGGAGCCGCTCGTCGAGCTGCGGCGCACACGGCTGGAAACCATGCTCAAAGTGCTCGACGTGGACGGTGCAGTGCGCCGGGTGAAGGGCGGCTGGACGACGACGGGACAGCCCTGGTCGTACGACTCCGAGCGATATGCCTGGGTCGCGCGTCAGCGGGCCTCCGAGCAGCAGGCGATGCGCGACTACGCAAGGTCGACGGAGTGCCGGATGGAGTTCCTGCGGCGGCAGCTGGACGACGAGGAGGCCGCGCCGTGCGGTCGCTGTGACAACTGCTCGGGAGCCCGCTTCAGCGACAAGGTGTCGGCAGCGGCCCTGGACGCCGCACGCGGCGAGTTGGGCAGGCCAGGGGTGGAGGTGGAGACCCGCAAGATGTGGCCGACCGGTCTTGCGGCGGTCGGCATCAACCTCAAGGGCCGTATCCCAGAAGGGGAGCAGTCCCTCACCGGGCGGGCACTGGGGCGGCTCTCCGACATCGGCTGGGGCAACCGGCTCCGGCCGATGCTCGCCCCGCAGGCACAGGACGGTCCAGTTCCGGACGATGTGGTGAACGCCGTGGTCACCGTGCTCGCCGACTGGGCCAGAGGTCCTGGCGGCTGGGCGTCCGGCGAGGCCGACGCCCCGCCCCGGCCGGTCGGTGTCGTCACCGTTGCCTCGCGCAGCAGGCCCCGGTTGGTCGGGTCCCTCGGCGAACGGATCGCCGAGGTCGGGCGGATGCCGTTGCTGGGCTCTGTCGAGTATGCGCCGGAGGCAGTCGAGGCACGCATCCCACGTACCAACAGCGCGCAGCGGGTGCGGGCGCTGCACGAGGCGTTCACCGTGCCACCGGAGCTGGCCCGGGTGCTGGCCGCGGCCGGCGGGCCCGTGCTGCTGGTCGATGATCTCTCCGAGAGTGGCTGGACCCTCGCGGTGGCGGCGCGGCTGCTGCGCAGGGCAGGCGCGGAGGGAGTGTTTCCGCTGGTCCTTGCTGTTCAGGCGTGA
- a CDS encoding DUF4192 domain-containing protein, whose amino-acid sequence MNKHHEPTGPAADEQITLRGPAELADALPYMMGFHPNDSIVLVALHGSRGRFGGRLRLGIPRSSHEWPPVAEQLAECLVEGSERRGSRPDGIVVFLCQDPAEGETSRRVMERLRPLAQRLRTACGTLEVPVYEALCISDGRYWSYCCPDARCCPPEGSALALPGTSVMAAAAAYAGIQVRGSLREMEGRLAPWTTPAASDQEEALDAAGAALVPRILAEEGREQVATETLELASRLMKRIAETPRAVGWSEADFADDRLITHDEAAAVILGLQDRDTRDRAAHWMEGPAADPALRLWRALARRCVGSYSEHAAAPLTLAGWVCWSTGDEPGARVALGRALCVDPEYVFARLLHQACNEGLDPEALRSCLREESGARAASETPGPSGRRHRPRSRRIRPAAGRKDLRPARRRPGTAAAGNRTRASRRSGQRGTRSGR is encoded by the coding sequence ATGAACAAGCACCACGAACCCACCGGACCGGCCGCCGACGAGCAGATCACCCTGCGTGGCCCTGCCGAACTGGCCGACGCCCTCCCGTACATGATGGGCTTCCACCCCAACGATTCGATCGTGCTCGTCGCGCTGCACGGCAGCCGCGGCCGCTTCGGCGGGCGACTGAGGCTCGGCATTCCACGCTCGTCGCACGAGTGGCCGCCCGTGGCCGAGCAGCTCGCGGAGTGTCTGGTCGAAGGCAGCGAGCGGCGGGGCTCCCGACCCGACGGCATTGTCGTCTTCCTCTGCCAGGACCCTGCCGAGGGTGAGACGAGCCGCCGGGTCATGGAGCGCCTGCGCCCCCTTGCGCAACGGCTGCGTACTGCCTGCGGCACCCTGGAGGTGCCCGTGTACGAGGCGCTCTGCATCTCGGACGGCCGCTATTGGTCCTACTGCTGCCCCGACGCGCGCTGCTGTCCGCCCGAAGGGAGTGCGCTTGCTCTGCCCGGCACCTCGGTGATGGCCGCGGCCGCCGCCTACGCAGGGATCCAGGTGCGTGGATCGCTGCGGGAGATGGAGGGTCGGCTGGCACCCTGGACGACCCCTGCCGCCTCCGACCAGGAGGAGGCGCTGGACGCTGCGGGTGCCGCTCTGGTGCCCAGGATCCTGGCCGAAGAGGGGCGTGAGCAGGTCGCCACGGAAACCCTTGAGCTGGCCAGCCGACTGATGAAGCGCATTGCGGAGACACCGCGGGCAGTGGGCTGGTCCGAGGCGGATTTTGCGGACGACCGGCTCATCACGCACGACGAAGCCGCCGCCGTGATCCTCGGTCTGCAGGACCGGGACACCCGGGACCGGGCGGCGCACTGGATGGAGGGGCCGGCCGCGGATCCGGCGCTGCGGCTCTGGCGGGCGCTGGCCCGCAGGTGCGTCGGCTCCTACTCCGAGCACGCCGCCGCACCACTCACGCTCGCCGGCTGGGTCTGCTGGTCCACCGGCGACGAACCGGGCGCGCGGGTCGCCCTAGGACGTGCTCTGTGCGTCGACCCCGAGTACGTCTTTGCCCGGCTGCTGCACCAGGCCTGCAACGAGGGTCTCGATCCGGAGGCGTTGCGCAGCTGTCTGCGAGAGGAGAGCGGCGCGCGAGCCGCCTCCGAGACCCCCGGGCCCAGCGGGCGTCGGCATCGGCCACGTTCCCGCAGGATCCGGCCGGCCGCCGGCAGGAAGGATCTCCGGCCCGCGCGGAGGCGTCCCGGCACCGCGGCGGCCGGGAACCGCACCCGTGCGAGCAGGCGCAGCGGGCAGCGCGGCACCAGGAGCGGACGGTGA
- a CDS encoding glycogen debranching N-terminal domain-containing protein, translated as MCVALPNLAVSPEHGQLTGQGLEGVYQSGRRLLSRCQLRVAGREPVAVQGRLVSADSARFVAVVRTPTDTGPDPEVGVERSRDAYGTERITLRSSAARPLRFPVEIAIGTDLADLGAVAAGRPGPELPASVHASGMRWSAGGGTHAVVTAEPPPNDALASAGLLRWEVELLPGGSRTIELRVRSDRPSRLSARTRSGTLPEARAEGDDARIEPLLRTSLGDLRALLLRDPGHPADVSLAAGVPWRCGPAPAEALWAARMALPLSTRLAAATLRTLARTQHSGPGADFGRIPGPLRDAGPHLPPSCTGVEATLAFPAVLAEAWRWGMPEQELTELLPAAERCLHWLRQAAGEDGLLPEPGPFGARRAETQAHAHRAALLGADLLEARGRPGAEGWREWARALRHRFRERFWIDDRAGGRPAAARMSDGRPVPHLSGGAAHLLDAGLLGGGQLAPGLLDKVQTEQLARLLGSPAMDSGWGLRSLGTKEPGHNPFGHRAGAVRVHETAVAAGGLAAAGYEKEAVSLLRGLFDAAEAFGHRLPEMYAGEQRTGDSAPVPHPAACRPAALAAAAGIQLLATTLAGIRPDAPARTVALHPVRCAPLGAVQIAGLCVAGEPFAVRVSRLGLGMVEEAADGLQLGV; from the coding sequence ATGTGTGTGGCACTGCCGAACCTGGCAGTCTCCCCCGAGCACGGGCAGCTCACCGGCCAGGGGCTCGAAGGTGTCTACCAGTCGGGCCGACGGCTGCTCTCGCGCTGCCAGTTGCGGGTGGCGGGGCGCGAACCGGTCGCAGTGCAGGGCAGATTGGTCTCCGCCGACAGTGCCAGATTCGTCGCCGTGGTGCGCACCCCCACCGACACCGGTCCCGACCCGGAGGTCGGCGTGGAGCGGTCGCGCGACGCCTACGGCACGGAACGGATCACCCTGCGCAGCTCGGCTGCCAGACCCCTCAGGTTCCCGGTCGAGATCGCGATCGGCACCGATCTCGCGGATCTCGGCGCGGTGGCGGCCGGCCGGCCCGGTCCCGAACTGCCCGCCAGCGTCCATGCCTCAGGCATGCGCTGGTCGGCAGGGGGAGGCACCCACGCGGTCGTCACGGCCGAGCCGCCCCCGAACGACGCCCTGGCTTCGGCAGGACTGCTGCGCTGGGAGGTGGAGTTGCTGCCCGGCGGCTCCCGCACCATCGAGCTGCGTGTCCGCTCCGATCGCCCCTCCCGGCTGTCGGCCCGGACTCGCAGCGGGACGCTTCCCGAGGCGCGGGCCGAAGGGGACGATGCCCGCATCGAGCCACTCCTCAGGACCAGCCTGGGCGATCTCAGGGCGCTGCTGCTGCGGGACCCCGGCCACCCGGCGGACGTATCCCTGGCAGCGGGAGTGCCGTGGCGCTGCGGTCCGGCCCCCGCCGAGGCCCTGTGGGCCGCGCGGATGGCGCTCCCGCTCTCCACCAGGCTGGCCGCGGCCACCCTGCGCACGCTCGCCCGTACCCAGCATTCCGGTCCGGGAGCGGACTTCGGACGCATCCCCGGTCCCCTCAGGGACGCGGGCCCGCATCTGCCGCCGAGTTGTACCGGCGTCGAGGCGACCCTCGCCTTCCCGGCGGTCCTTGCGGAGGCATGGCGCTGGGGAATGCCCGAGCAGGAGCTGACGGAGCTGCTCCCGGCGGCCGAGCGCTGTCTGCACTGGCTGCGGCAGGCCGCGGGTGAGGACGGGTTGCTGCCCGAGCCCGGTCCGTTCGGAGCCCGGCGCGCCGAGACTCAGGCCCACGCCCATCGGGCGGCACTGCTCGGGGCCGATCTGCTGGAGGCTCGTGGCCGTCCGGGCGCCGAAGGCTGGCGCGAGTGGGCGAGAGCGCTGCGCCACCGTTTCCGGGAGCGCTTCTGGATCGACGACAGAGCGGGCGGCCGTCCGGCGGCGGCCCGGATGTCCGACGGTCGGCCGGTGCCGCACCTGAGCGGCGGCGCCGCGCACCTCCTGGACGCCGGCCTGCTCGGCGGCGGGCAGCTCGCCCCCGGCCTGCTGGACAAGGTGCAGACCGAGCAACTGGCCAGACTGCTCGGCAGCCCGGCGATGGACTCCGGCTGGGGGTTGCGCAGCTTGGGGACGAAGGAGCCGGGGCACAACCCGTTCGGGCATCGCGCAGGCGCCGTACGGGTGCATGAGACGGCAGTTGCGGCAGGGGGCCTGGCGGCCGCCGGATACGAGAAGGAGGCGGTCTCTCTGCTTCGTGGCCTCTTCGACGCAGCAGAGGCCTTCGGGCACCGGCTGCCCGAGATGTACGCGGGGGAGCAGCGCACGGGGGACAGTGCGCCGGTGCCGCACCCAGCCGCGTGCCGCCCCGCGGCGCTCGCCGCGGCCGCCGGGATTCAGCTCCTCGCCACCACCCTCGCCGGCATCCGTCCCGACGCTCCGGCCCGGACGGTTGCGCTGCACCCGGTCCGCTGCGCTCCGCTCGGCGCCGTACAGATCGCCGGCCTGTGCGTCGCGGGTGAGCCGTTCGCCGTACGGGTCAGCAGGCTCGGGCTCGGGATGGTCGAGGAGGCCGCAGACGGACTCCAGTTGGGAGTGTGA
- a CDS encoding NUDIX domain-containing protein, with amino-acid sequence MSPYDPSAYPPFAVTVDLVVLTVRRHALCALVVRRGEQPFQGRWALPGGFVRGDEDLAAAAARELAEETGLCAHDPASPAPGNGAHLEQLATYGDPKRDPRMRVVSVAHLVLAPDLPAPRAGGDANSARWAPVEDLLGQESGFGREAEQPAALAFDHARILADGVERARSKIEYSSLATAFCPPEFTVGELRRVYEAVWGVALDPRNFHRKVTGTPGFLVPAGGTTTRQGGRPAQLFRAGGATVLNPPMLRPEV; translated from the coding sequence ATGTCGCCCTACGACCCGTCGGCCTATCCGCCCTTCGCTGTCACCGTCGACCTGGTCGTGCTCACCGTGCGCCGCCATGCGCTCTGCGCACTGGTCGTACGCCGCGGAGAGCAGCCGTTCCAGGGACGGTGGGCGCTGCCCGGAGGGTTCGTCAGAGGCGACGAGGATCTGGCAGCGGCGGCGGCCCGCGAGCTCGCCGAGGAGACCGGCCTGTGTGCGCACGACCCGGCGTCTCCCGCACCCGGGAACGGCGCCCATCTCGAGCAGCTCGCGACCTACGGCGACCCCAAGCGGGACCCCCGGATGCGGGTCGTCAGCGTCGCCCATCTGGTGCTTGCCCCAGACCTTCCCGCGCCCCGCGCGGGCGGTGACGCGAACAGCGCGCGCTGGGCTCCCGTGGAGGACCTCCTCGGCCAGGAGAGCGGGTTCGGCCGCGAGGCCGAGCAGCCTGCCGCACTCGCTTTCGATCATGCGCGAATCCTGGCGGACGGGGTGGAACGGGCCCGTTCCAAGATCGAGTACTCCTCGCTGGCCACTGCCTTCTGTCCGCCGGAGTTCACGGTCGGCGAGCTGCGCCGGGTGTACGAAGCCGTGTGGGGGGTCGCTCTCGATCCCAGGAACTTCCACCGGAAGGTGACCGGTACGCCAGGGTTCCTGGTCCCGGCCGGCGGTACCACCACCCGCCAGGGTGGCCGCCCCGCCCAGCTTTTCCGGGCAGGCGGCGCCACCGTCCTGAACCCGCCGATGCTGCGTCCCGAGGTCTGA